AGCCGGATCTGCTCGGTCACCGCATGGCTCCCTCAGCGCCGCCGTACACGGTCGGGCGCGAAGCCGGCATCGATGCGGGAAGTCCGCTGTCTGCCGGCGTCGGCATGTCACACCGACACGCCACGCGAGACGCCCAGCCATGGGCAGAACCCATCGAACCAACTAGGTCACATGCCATGTCTTGTCCACCTTCATGTCGTCGGCGACGCCCCGGGTTCCGGTACAGCCAGTTGACCGGCAAGTCACTCCCGATGTGACACCGCAAGAGCTCGGGAGTCCCGGCGTAGCCGTTTTCCATCTGGGCCGGAACGTCGTGAGCTGATCGCCCAGTCGCGACTGTCTCCCGGGCGCCCGTCATCGCCGCCTGAGCCGCACCGCCAGCACGGAGGCATCGGCCCGCTCGGGCAGCGGGGCAAACCCACACTTCTCCAGCTCCCCGATCACCTTCGTACGGGAAGCCGGCCACATCCAGAACGTTTCGTTGTGCTCTCGCAGCACCACGCCCTCACCCCGTACCCAGTAGTCGAAGCGTGTCCGAATCCGGTTCACGTCGGCCGACGCCACCATGCGTCCCCCGTACTCGTGCCGGCCGACCCTCTGGGTCGGGAGGACATGTGTGGTCTCGTGATGCGGGAGGCGGGCAGGCGGCAGCTGGATGAGCAGCACGCCTCCCGGCACGAGCGCCTCGGCGACGGCCGGCCACAGGGCCTGCCGCGAAGCCGGGTGAAGACAGGCGATCGTGTTATGGCATATCGCTACATCGGCCACCTCGTGCAGGCCGGCCTCGCCGAGCGTGTGGGGGTAGACCGTGACCCGCATTCTCAGGTCGGCGGGCAGGGATGCGAGACGCGTCATCAGAGGGGAACGCATGGAACGCGTGGGCTCGACGGCGTGCACGGAGACCTGCGACTCCATGAGGCTCATCAGCGTGGCACGTCCCGTTCCGGCGCCCACATCCAGTACGCCGACACGGGCTTTCCTGACATCGCCCCGGTACAGCCGGCGTACGCGCGCCCCGTCCTGCTCGGCCTGCAGGACGTCGTAGAACTCGGCACTGATCGCGTAGGCGTCCTGCTGCCCCCGGCCGATGGGGTCAACGGACACATCTGATAGGGAAGGGTGCATATACAGCAAGACAGGCCATGCGACTCATCTGTGACAGCGGGGCCCAGGCAGGCACACCTTTACCGCCGTGACCGTCGTGATGACTTGCGGGTGTCACATCCTCGGCCCCGGTCCGGTCTACCTAACAACAGGTGTGGCTTCGAAGCTCGTGAGGGTCTTGCCGAAGGAAGCCTTGATGCCCATGCGGAGGGTCGTGTCTTCGTGGACGAGTTGCTGCGCAGCGTCACCGACGAGCGGATCTTCGCCGTGGGCGACTGCCCGGGGGCCGCAGGCCCGAGCCGTACTCCCTGCGTACGTGGCACGGCGCGTCAGCCTCGAAGTACGGCTCCCGCAAGGCCATCGGTGCCTGAACGCCGCAGTGCTGCCTGACGGATGCACGGACTTCCCCGGCCGCGGACTAGGCCGACGTCGCCTCGCCTTCGAGCTGCGTGGTGTGGATCTCCTTGCGGGAGGAGATGCCGAGCTTCGAGAACACCTTGCGAAGGTGCCATTCGACGGTGTGGGGGCTGAGGAACAACTGGGCGCCGATCTCGGGGTTCGTGAGCCCTTCGGCGGCGAGACGAGCGATCTGCGCTTCCTGTTGTGTGAGGGCCGTGGGCGTCGCGACGGTATGTCTGCGGACCTTCGCTCCCGTGGCCTGCAGCTCGCTTCGCGCGCGTTCGGCGAACGCCTCGGCCCCCATCTGGCTGAACATCTCGTGTGCGAGGCCCAGCTGGGCACGGGCGTCGACTCGGCGGGTCTCGCGGCGCAGCCATTCGCCGTACGAGAGGTGTGCGCGGGCGAGTTCCACGCGGATGCGGGTGCGGCCGAGCCGCTCGATCGCCTCGCGGTAGAGATGCTCCGCGGCGTCGCCCTCGCTCAGGAGCGCCCGCGAGCGCGCTTCCACGCCCAGTGCCCAGTCTGTGCCACTGGCTTGTGTC
This window of the Streptomyces sp. NBC_01275 genome carries:
- a CDS encoding bifunctional 2-polyprenyl-6-hydroxyphenol methylase/3-demethylubiquinol 3-O-methyltransferase UbiG, giving the protein MSVDPIGRGQQDAYAISAEFYDVLQAEQDGARVRRLYRGDVRKARVGVLDVGAGTGRATLMSLMESQVSVHAVEPTRSMRSPLMTRLASLPADLRMRVTVYPHTLGEAGLHEVADVAICHNTIACLHPASRQALWPAVAEALVPGGVLLIQLPPARLPHHETTHVLPTQRVGRHEYGGRMVASADVNRIRTRFDYWVRGEGVVLREHNETFWMWPASRTKVIGELEKCGFAPLPERADASVLAVRLRRR